From the genome of Ignavibacteriales bacterium, one region includes:
- a CDS encoding 6-bladed beta-propeller, whose amino-acid sequence MRRIVPLLIILFLFACSSDDLKMNHKKFNFSKATFDSIFVKTSQINLKGNLEHSIASIRKICLTKTKIVVLDSRSKNILVFNKDGKFENTIGKKGHAPGEYITPFDIDTNLNNEILVLDVGSQRISKFKEDGSYITAYNVQIGFGVCSDLNGGFYQYNPSESAIAEKNSIKHYNENGIYEKSFCPPFYKIGMIGANITIDNEGNVYVIHSSMYLIKKFSPSGDYIKEFGKIPKFYKPLEVLPGRFANREELDAFTSLTKILVTKSNLVMIELVRSKPRTHWIEIYDTDGNSLIGGIKVDPDLALTAVGRDDSIYFIKNPPEEPSPNSNEVPDYQLVCYKINGK is encoded by the coding sequence ATGAGAAGAATTGTTCCATTGCTTATAATATTATTTTTATTTGCATGTAGCTCCGATGATCTCAAAATGAATCATAAAAAATTTAACTTTAGTAAAGCAACATTTGATTCGATCTTTGTAAAAACATCCCAAATTAATCTAAAAGGCAATCTCGAACATTCAATCGCTAGTATAAGAAAAATATGCTTAACAAAGACGAAAATCGTCGTTCTTGATAGCCGTTCAAAAAATATACTTGTGTTTAATAAAGATGGTAAGTTTGAAAACACAATTGGTAAAAAAGGTCATGCACCTGGAGAATATATTACTCCATTTGACATTGATACTAATTTGAATAATGAAATTTTAGTCCTAGATGTTGGAAGTCAGCGCATCTCAAAATTTAAGGAAGATGGTTCATATATTACTGCTTATAATGTTCAAATTGGATTTGGAGTTTGTTCAGATTTAAATGGCGGTTTTTATCAGTATAATCCTAGTGAATCTGCAATTGCGGAAAAGAATTCAATAAAACATTATAACGAAAACGGAATATATGAGAAATCCTTTTGTCCACCGTTTTATAAAATTGGTATGATTGGTGCTAATATAACTATTGACAATGAAGGGAATGTTTATGTTATTCATTCTTCTATGTATTTAATAAAAAAATTTTCTCCTTCTGGAGATTACATTAAAGAATTTGGGAAAATCCCAAAGTTTTATAAACCTTTAGAAGTCCTCCCAGGAAGATTTGCTAACCGTGAAGAACTTGATGCTTTTACGTCACTCACAAAAATATTAGTAACAAAAAGCAATTTAGTTATGATTGAGCTAGTTCGTTCAAAGCCTCGCACACATTGGATTGAAATTTATGATACTGACGGAAATTCCTTAATTGGTGGAATTAAAGTTGATCCCGATCTTGCATTGACTGCAGTCGGAAGAGATGATTCAATTTATTTTATTAAAAACCCACCAGAGGAACCATCCCCTAATAGTAATGAAGTACCAGATTATCAGCTTGTTTGTTATAAAATTAATGGAAAATAA
- a CDS encoding 6-bladed beta-propeller, with the protein MKNKRKIGLSILATFCIVLSCSKETPYERANNHFTIDTAKAEVIKQTKTLEDIFEKQSLIELETNNRCKIGRIDEFIEVKSKNRIIVLDYKNSEVFLFDTDGKFINQIGKKGKGPGEFIRLFSACYDNDKIYIGTNYTLLVYDIKTGDYLTYYSLIKNEDIIYVHKIYVKDDILVTYQRYPSSKKNDVIVYSLSKEKIINVYGHGETNYGYQVNLFTQLNNTYFIYGNSFNKDLYQIDLDNKTIKVFSTLDDVTILPDKFKNIKDQNQQVMWKQKNRDISNNFKPLYNIQTVQGFIFVEQIITSKGGKYYIYDSNGNLLNILNDYDFLSSYKNLMFRDEPNYKFTSEGLIIYGYEKEKPISANPTLVYYKLKDKLD; encoded by the coding sequence ATGAAAAATAAAAGAAAAATTGGACTCTCTATATTAGCTACTTTTTGCATTGTTCTGTCTTGTAGTAAAGAAACTCCATATGAAAGAGCAAATAATCATTTTACTATTGACACGGCAAAGGCTGAAGTAATAAAACAAACTAAAACGCTTGAAGATATATTCGAAAAACAATCCTTAATTGAATTAGAGACAAATAATAGATGTAAAATTGGTAGGATTGACGAATTTATTGAAGTAAAATCAAAGAATAGAATAATCGTTCTAGACTATAAGAACTCAGAAGTATTTCTATTTGATACCGATGGAAAATTCATTAATCAAATTGGGAAAAAAGGAAAGGGTCCAGGCGAATTTATTAGATTATTTTCGGCTTGTTATGATAATGATAAAATTTATATAGGTACGAATTACACGCTGTTAGTTTATGATATTAAAACCGGTGACTACCTAACTTACTATTCATTAATCAAGAATGAAGATATTATTTATGTTCATAAAATATATGTAAAAGATGACATTTTAGTAACATATCAAAGGTATCCTAGTAGTAAAAAAAATGACGTAATTGTTTACTCATTAAGCAAAGAGAAAATTATAAATGTGTACGGACATGGAGAAACAAATTATGGTTATCAGGTCAACTTGTTCACTCAATTAAACAATACTTATTTTATATATGGTAACAGTTTTAACAAAGACCTTTATCAAATTGATCTGGATAATAAAACTATTAAAGTGTTTTCCACTCTTGATGATGTGACTATACTTCCCGATAAGTTTAAAAATATAAAAGATCAAAATCAGCAAGTAATGTGGAAACAAAAGAATAGAGACATAAGCAATAATTTCAAGCCTTTATATAATATACAAACAGTTCAAGGTTTTATTTTTGTTGAACAAATAATTACTTCTAAAGGTGGAAAGTATTATATCTATGATTCAAATGGAAACTTACTGAATATTCTAAATGATTATGATTTTCTAAGTTCATATAAAAACTTAATGTTCAGAGATGAGCCAAATTATAAATTCACATCCGAAGGATTAATTATTTATGGGTATGAAAAAGAAAAACCCATTAGTGCAAATCCAACATTAGTCTACTATAAATTAAAAGATAAATTGGACTAA
- a CDS encoding redoxin domain-containing protein — translation MKIKNIKVILAWSIPALLLLFSFFNFIETKNKNKDFTKFYLQPYEISVSQSLQIDNHFIPDLSFINLKNTNSVNILNESKHENYLIVVYSEHSCNPCSELLLNFCNELTQSGYNKIYGIFNYEDMNEAKRFVINNYVNYPSLYDPENQFMEKLKITESPVILWVDKNNNIINSHFLQPELENITRIFFDYIRSQVITKPSS, via the coding sequence ATGAAGATTAAAAATATTAAGGTAATTTTAGCATGGTCCATTCCAGCTCTATTGCTTTTGTTTTCTTTTTTTAATTTTATTGAGACAAAAAACAAAAACAAAGACTTTACTAAATTTTATTTACAACCATATGAAATAAGTGTTTCGCAATCACTTCAAATCGATAATCACTTTATTCCAGATCTGTCATTTATTAATTTAAAAAATACTAATAGTGTAAATATCCTAAACGAATCAAAACATGAAAATTATTTAATAGTTGTATATTCGGAACACTCATGTAATCCTTGTTCAGAATTACTTCTTAATTTTTGTAATGAACTAACTCAAAGTGGCTACAATAAAATTTATGGGATTTTCAATTATGAGGATATGAATGAAGCTAAAAGATTTGTAATTAATAATTATGTGAACTATCCATCTCTTTATGACCCTGAAAATCAATTCATGGAAAAATTAAAAATTACAGAAAGTCCAGTTATTTTATGGGTTGATAAAAATAATAATATAATTAATTCACACTTTTTACAACCTGAACTTGAGAATATAACTAGGATATTTTTTGATTACATCAGGTCACAGGTAATTACAAAACCAAGTAGTTAA
- a CDS encoding methylamine utilization protein, translating into MQKQIFTTANTNPGMGVTTTKLLTILLELLYYFIAVILLFSGVSKVLDPSPMFGTMKAAFKINEELLILAVTVVPIVESALGLMLLLKVQTKKTFLATIVLFFAFFVFSVYGTAIGLNTDCGCFGDAVSSEFGITMIIRNLVLLTIIIWLAVDIKKFASTRHKIK; encoded by the coding sequence GTGCAAAAGCAAATCTTCACTACAGCTAATACAAATCCAGGGATGGGGGTTACGACAACTAAATTGCTGACTATTTTATTGGAACTTTTATATTATTTTATTGCTGTGATTCTGCTTTTCTCAGGGGTGAGTAAAGTTCTTGATCCTTCCCCAATGTTTGGAACAATGAAAGCGGCTTTTAAGATTAATGAGGAATTGTTAATACTTGCGGTAACAGTAGTCCCTATAGTAGAAAGTGCACTTGGCTTGATGTTGCTTTTAAAAGTACAAACAAAGAAAACCTTCTTGGCAACTATAGTATTATTCTTTGCTTTTTTTGTGTTCAGTGTTTACGGAACTGCAATTGGTTTGAATACAGACTGTGGATGCTTTGGAGATGCGGTTAGCAGTGAGTTTGGGATTACGATGATAATTAGAAATTTAGTTTTGTTAACCATAATAATATGGTTAGCAGTTGATATTAAGAAGTTTGCTTCTACCAGGCACAAAATAAAGTAA
- a CDS encoding response regulator transcription factor, with amino-acid sequence MEKIRLLVAEDETIIRMALIKLLESYSGYCVVGEAENGHELMEKYPKAKPDIVLCDLTMPIMNGLESSAKILKQDRFAKIILFTMHNEEEYICGAIRLGILGYVTKYLLDSDLRFAIQSVYEGGTYYLGKTIEEIEEIKSRCCNKGMDGKFDELSTREKEVLFWVAAGMTSDEVSIKLNISKRTVDCHRFSIKEKTGLNKRSEIVDLLKNIKQFPRVN; translated from the coding sequence ATGGAGAAAATCCGATTGCTTGTGGCTGAGGATGAGACCATTATAAGAATGGCTCTTATTAAATTACTCGAATCTTATTCCGGATATTGTGTTGTTGGTGAAGCTGAAAACGGTCATGAATTAATGGAAAAGTATCCGAAAGCAAAGCCTGACATTGTTCTTTGCGACTTAACTATGCCGATTATGAATGGATTAGAATCTTCGGCTAAAATCCTCAAACAAGACAGATTTGCTAAAATAATTTTGTTTACAATGCACAATGAGGAAGAATATATCTGCGGTGCAATAAGACTTGGTATATTGGGCTACGTTACTAAATACTTATTGGATAGCGATTTGAGATTTGCGATTCAATCTGTATACGAGGGGGGAACATATTATCTGGGAAAGACAATTGAGGAAATAGAAGAAATTAAATCTAGATGTTGCAACAAGGGAATGGATGGTAAATTTGATGAATTATCAACGCGTGAGAAAGAAGTATTATTTTGGGTTGCAGCCGGAATGACAAGTGATGAAGTCTCGATAAAATTAAATATATCTAAAAGAACGGTTGATTGTCACCGTTTTTCAATAAAAGAAAAAACAGGTCTTAACAAGAGATCTGAAATTGTTGATCTTCTAAAAAATATTAAACAATTCCCGAGAGTAAATTAG
- a CDS encoding DUF6527 family protein, with the protein MNQLTHKFVKNIPEKIEDGVIYISIDYASVIHKCACGCGKEVVTPLSPTDWKLIFDGKTISLYPSIGNWNFACQSHYWIERSQIKWAPKWSKEQIATGVKQDKSNKKEYYSGKEKWSLFDYFRKK; encoded by the coding sequence ATGAATCAATTAACGCATAAGTTTGTAAAAAATATCCCTGAGAAAATAGAAGATGGTGTTATTTATATATCCATAGATTATGCCTCGGTTATACATAAATGTGCGTGCGGATGTGGGAAAGAGGTTGTAACTCCCCTCTCACCAACAGATTGGAAATTAATTTTCGATGGAAAAACAATTTCTTTATATCCTTCAATAGGTAATTGGAATTTTGCCTGTCAATCTCATTACTGGATTGAAAGAAGCCAAATCAAGTGGGCACCTAAATGGTCAAAAGAACAAATAGCCACAGGAGTGAAACAAGATAAATCCAATAAGAAAGAATATTACAGTGGTAAGGAAAAATGGTCTCTATTTGATTATTTCAGGAAAAAATAA